In Vicinamibacteria bacterium, the following proteins share a genomic window:
- a CDS encoding histone deacetylase yields the protein MPRVALYDDPLFREHDAGFGHPERPERLDAVRKGIREAGLEGRLDLIPPRSATPAELLRVHTEGHVGRVASTKGRRFRFDPDTEAGPRSQAAALLAAGAVVDAVDRTLEGEIDRAFCAVRPPGHHARADQAMGFCLFNNVAVAAAHALHRGLHRVMIVDFDVHHGNGTQEIFYDDPRVLYVSSHAYPFYPGTGALDEVGEGKGRGFTVNLPLPDGMGDQDFARIYRTIVEPVGRAFDPELVLVSAGFDAARGDPLAGMDLTAEGYAELTDVCLGIAAGAAKGRALFVLEGGYGLDALAGGAASVTRLLLGEKHAPLPPAAGGRAGTLVPAYCRELREHWPILSS from the coding sequence ATGCCCCGCGTCGCCCTTTACGACGACCCCCTGTTTCGCGAGCACGATGCGGGCTTCGGCCATCCCGAGCGGCCGGAGCGGCTGGATGCGGTGCGGAAGGGGATCCGCGAGGCGGGGCTGGAGGGGCGGCTTGACCTCATTCCGCCCCGCTCCGCCACCCCCGCCGAGCTCCTGCGCGTCCACACCGAGGGCCACGTGGGGCGGGTGGCTTCGACCAAGGGCCGGCGCTTCCGCTTCGATCCCGACACCGAGGCCGGCCCCCGCTCGCAGGCCGCCGCCCTCCTCGCCGCGGGAGCGGTGGTCGACGCCGTGGACCGGACCCTGGAGGGAGAGATCGATAGGGCCTTCTGCGCGGTGCGTCCCCCCGGCCATCACGCCCGGGCAGACCAGGCCATGGGCTTCTGCCTCTTCAACAACGTCGCCGTGGCCGCGGCCCATGCCCTCCACCGGGGCCTGCATCGGGTGATGATCGTCGACTTCGACGTGCACCACGGGAACGGAACGCAAGAGATCTTCTACGACGATCCCCGCGTGCTCTACGTCTCCTCCCACGCCTACCCCTTCTACCCGGGCACGGGAGCCCTCGACGAGGTGGGAGAAGGCAAAGGCCGCGGCTTCACCGTGAACCTCCCCCTGCCCGACGGGATGGGGGACCAGGACTTTGCCCGAATCTACCGGACGATCGTGGAGCCGGTGGGCAGGGCCTTCGACCCCGAGCTGGTGCTGGTCTCCGCGGGCTTTGACGCCGCCCGCGGGGATCCCCTGGCCGGCATGGACCTGACCGCCGAGGGCTACGCGGAGCTCACGGACGTCTGCCTAGGCATCGCCGCGGGGGCGGCCAAGGGCCGGGCCCTCTTCGTCCTTGAGGGCGGCTACGGCCTGGACGCGCTCGCGGGGGGAGCGGCATCGGTCACGCGGCTGCTCCTGGGGGAGAAGCACGCTCCCCTGCCTCCCGCCGCGGGGGGACGGGCGGGCACCCTCGTGCCCGCTTACTGCCGGGAACTCCGGGAGCATTGGCCGATCCTGAGCTCCTGA
- a CDS encoding electron transfer flavoprotein-ubiquinone oxidoreductase, with the protein MPERETLETDVLVVGGGPAGLAAAIHFKDRLGAHGRATGRSAEASVMVVEKAAEFGAHCLSGAVLDPVSLRELIPDFEERGAPVATRVSEDRVYMLTAGSKLGLPLVPPPLRNHGHYIISLNQLVKWLAQQAEARGIDLLPGFPGAEMLYEGERVVGVRTGAKGIDKNGQRKGNFEAGVDLRAKVTILAEGARGSLAKELVPRLGLDRGRFPMVYSIGIKELWEVPKGRLAPGAVIHTMGYPLDARTFGGGFIYGFTEERVSLGLVVGLDYHDPFLDPHGLFQAFKRHPLLRGILEGGKMVRYGARTISEGGWYSIPRPYADGVLLVGEAAGYLNAMRLKGIHLAIKTGMLAAETALEAVLAGDSSAARLQQFEHRVDASYVKEELWRVRNFHQGFKHGLYAGLFHSGLQMLTAGRGLVDPLRPSRGYAEVHSLADYYGEGKTRDDFQRAKPDGVLTFDRLTDVYHSGTKHDEDQPVHLHVADPGICETRCREEYGNPCEKFCPAAVYEMVPKSGGSCDLKLQINFSNCVHCKTCDVMDPYQIITWVTPEGGGGPRYDDL; encoded by the coding sequence ATGCCCGAGCGCGAGACACTCGAGACCGACGTCCTGGTGGTGGGGGGCGGCCCTGCCGGCCTGGCCGCCGCCATCCATTTCAAGGACCGGCTAGGGGCGCACGGGCGGGCGACGGGCCGATCGGCCGAGGCCTCCGTCATGGTGGTGGAGAAGGCGGCCGAGTTCGGGGCCCACTGCCTTTCCGGAGCCGTGCTTGATCCGGTGTCCCTGCGGGAGCTGATCCCCGATTTCGAGGAGAGGGGGGCACCTGTCGCGACGCGGGTCTCCGAGGATCGCGTCTACATGCTGACCGCGGGGAGCAAGCTCGGGCTTCCCCTCGTCCCGCCCCCTCTGCGGAACCACGGCCACTACATCATCAGCCTGAACCAACTCGTGAAATGGCTGGCCCAGCAGGCGGAGGCGCGGGGGATTGACCTCCTGCCCGGGTTCCCGGGCGCGGAAATGCTGTACGAGGGCGAGCGTGTCGTGGGCGTGCGCACGGGCGCCAAGGGCATCGACAAGAACGGCCAGCGGAAAGGCAACTTCGAGGCCGGGGTGGACCTCCGGGCCAAGGTCACGATCCTCGCCGAAGGGGCCCGGGGCAGCCTCGCCAAGGAGCTCGTGCCCCGCCTCGGGCTCGATCGGGGCCGGTTCCCCATGGTCTATTCGATCGGGATCAAGGAGCTGTGGGAGGTGCCCAAGGGACGCCTGGCCCCGGGGGCCGTGATCCACACCATGGGCTACCCGCTTGACGCGCGCACGTTTGGCGGGGGCTTCATTTACGGCTTCACGGAGGAGCGCGTCTCCCTCGGCCTCGTGGTCGGCCTCGACTATCACGACCCCTTCCTCGATCCCCACGGTCTTTTCCAGGCCTTTAAGCGGCACCCCCTGCTGAGGGGAATCCTGGAGGGCGGGAAGATGGTCCGTTACGGAGCACGCACCATCAGCGAGGGGGGCTGGTACTCGATCCCCCGGCCCTACGCGGACGGCGTCCTTCTCGTGGGCGAGGCCGCGGGCTACCTGAATGCGATGCGCCTGAAGGGCATCCACCTCGCGATCAAGACCGGGATGCTCGCCGCGGAGACCGCCCTGGAGGCGGTCCTGGCCGGGGATAGCTCGGCCGCCCGCTTGCAGCAGTTCGAGCATAGGGTCGACGCCTCTTACGTCAAGGAGGAGCTCTGGCGGGTGCGGAATTTTCATCAGGGCTTCAAGCACGGTCTCTACGCGGGCCTCTTCCACAGCGGCCTGCAGATGCTCACCGCAGGTCGGGGGCTGGTCGACCCTCTGCGCCCCTCCCGCGGCTACGCGGAGGTGCACTCCCTCGCCGACTACTACGGGGAGGGGAAGACCCGCGATGACTTCCAGCGGGCCAAGCCGGATGGCGTCCTCACCTTCGATCGCTTGACCGACGTCTACCACTCGGGGACCAAGCACGACGAGGACCAGCCCGTCCACCTGCACGTGGCCGATCCCGGCATCTGTGAGACGAGGTGCCGGGAGGAGTACGGCAACCCCTGCGAAAAATTCTGCCCGGCCGCGGTTTACGAGATGGTGCCCAAGAGCGGAGGTTCGTGCGACCTCAAGCTCCAGATCAACTTCTCCAACTGCGTGCACTGCAAGACCTGCGATGTCATGGACCCTTACCAGATCATCACCTGGGTCACGCCCGAAGGCGGGGGCGGCCCGCGGTACGACGACCTCTGA
- a CDS encoding electron transfer flavoprotein subunit alpha/FixB family protein — MGGILTFAEVRDGRLRRPSLEAVSEARRLADALAARVETVLLGSGVKGLAAELGHYGGDRVHVFDDPALAHYATETYARALAQAIRAVKPSVVLVPFTAMGKDLAPRVAAEIGAGLVSDCVALTLKEGRLLARRPMYAGKAYATVRWEGEPQMATLRTNVFALRPPDATRGVEVVAGTVEAAARARVTAVHAAEAGKIELSEAQIIVSGGRGLKGPEHFHLVQSLGEALGAAVGASRAVVDAGWVDHQMQVGQTGKTVSPTLYIACGISGAIQHLAGMSSSKYIVAINKDPDAPIFKVANYGLVGDVFEILPRLTQAAKAYFLAKG; from the coding sequence ATGGGGGGAATCCTCACTTTCGCGGAGGTTCGGGACGGCCGCCTGCGGCGCCCCTCTCTGGAGGCGGTGTCGGAGGCGCGGCGTCTGGCCGACGCCCTCGCCGCCCGGGTGGAGACCGTTCTCCTGGGCTCGGGGGTCAAGGGCCTGGCCGCGGAACTGGGCCACTACGGGGGGGACCGGGTCCACGTTTTTGACGACCCCGCCCTCGCCCACTACGCCACCGAGACCTACGCCCGGGCCCTGGCCCAGGCCATCCGGGCGGTGAAGCCGAGCGTGGTCCTCGTCCCCTTCACCGCCATGGGCAAAGACCTGGCTCCGCGGGTTGCGGCCGAGATCGGGGCCGGCCTCGTCTCCGACTGTGTGGCCCTGACCCTGAAGGAGGGGCGGCTTCTGGCCCGGCGACCGATGTACGCTGGCAAGGCCTACGCCACCGTACGCTGGGAGGGGGAGCCCCAAATGGCCACCCTCCGCACCAACGTGTTCGCCCTCCGCCCGCCGGACGCCACCCGCGGGGTGGAGGTCGTGGCGGGCACCGTGGAGGCGGCGGCCCGGGCCCGGGTCACCGCGGTGCACGCGGCCGAGGCGGGCAAGATCGAGCTGAGCGAGGCTCAGATCATCGTCTCCGGCGGGCGGGGGCTGAAGGGCCCCGAGCACTTCCACCTCGTGCAGAGCCTGGGGGAGGCCCTGGGGGCGGCGGTGGGGGCCTCACGGGCGGTCGTGGACGCGGGCTGGGTGGATCATCAGATGCAGGTGGGCCAGACGGGAAAGACGGTCTCCCCGACCCTGTACATCGCGTGCGGGATCAGCGGGGCCATCCAGCACCTGGCCGGCATGTCGTCCTCCAAGTACATCGTGGCTATCAACAAGGACCCCGACGCACCCATCTTCAAGGTGGCCAACTATGGCCTGGTGGGCGATGTTTTCGAGATCCTGCCCCGCCTGACCCAGGCGGCCAAGGCCTACTTTCTAGCCAAGGGCTGA
- a CDS encoding electron transfer flavoprotein subunit beta/FixA family protein, translated as MKIIVCVKQVPDTETRIRIDPSGDAISEAEINWIVSPYDEFGIEEALQIKEKKGGEVILVALGPDRVQSALRNGLAMGADSALHLKDPLFEATDSLGTARALAAAIKTLAPFDLVFTGQQGVGGDHSQVPGVLAALLDLPQVTVVVKVEIQDGKAVVEREIEGAHETWEVSLPAVLSAQKGLNEPRYASLKGIMAAKKKPMQALDAAALGLDGAALAPRTRVVSMELPPARPAVKMIEGDPETQARELIRLLHEEAKVI; from the coding sequence GTGAAGATCATCGTCTGCGTGAAGCAAGTCCCGGACACGGAAACCCGGATCCGCATCGATCCCTCCGGCGACGCGATCTCGGAGGCGGAGATCAACTGGATCGTGTCTCCCTACGACGAGTTCGGGATCGAGGAGGCTCTCCAGATCAAGGAGAAGAAAGGGGGGGAGGTGATCCTGGTCGCGCTGGGGCCGGACCGGGTGCAATCCGCGCTGCGCAACGGGCTGGCCATGGGCGCGGACTCGGCCCTTCACCTCAAGGATCCCCTCTTCGAGGCGACGGACAGTCTGGGCACGGCGCGGGCCCTGGCCGCGGCCATCAAGACCCTGGCCCCCTTCGACCTCGTCTTCACCGGCCAGCAGGGCGTGGGCGGAGACCATAGCCAGGTTCCCGGCGTCCTGGCCGCGCTGCTGGACCTCCCCCAGGTAACGGTGGTGGTGAAGGTCGAGATCCAGGATGGCAAGGCGGTGGTGGAGCGGGAGATCGAGGGCGCGCACGAGACCTGGGAGGTGTCGCTTCCGGCGGTGCTCTCCGCCCAAAAAGGGCTGAACGAGCCGCGCTATGCGAGCCTAAAGGGGATCATGGCCGCGAAGAAGAAGCCGATGCAGGCCCTGGACGCGGCGGCCCTGGGCCTGGACGGAGCGGCCCTGGCTCCGCGGACCCGCGTGGTGTCGATGGAGCTGCCGCCCGCCCGCCCCGCGGTCAAGATGATCGAGGGTGATCCGGAGACGCAGGCCAGGGAGCTGATCCGCCTCCTCCACGAAGAAGCCAAGGTGATCTGA
- the fabF gene encoding beta-ketoacyl-ACP synthase II, producing MSEKRRVVVTGVGLVSGLGIGTEETWKGLLGGRSGAAPITLFDASQHTTRFAVEVRGFDPLNWVEKKDVKKMDRFIQFAVAAADFAVRDSGLKIDAAIAERVGVYIGSGIGGFATIEREHEALLKGGPRKVSPFFIPASIVNLASGWVSIRTGAKGPNSATCTACTTSAHAVGDSYRLIQRGEADCMIAGGSEAAITPLGVGGFAAMRALSTRNEEPAKASRPFDRDRDGFVIGEGSGILVLEELEMARRRGARIYCELVGYGMSSDAFHITAPCEDGDGAIRVMRRTLQDAGVEPSAVDYVNVHGTSTPVGDRIEVIALKTVFGDHARKMPISSTKSMTGHLLGAAGGLEAGIVALALRDQILPPTINQENPDPECDLDFVPHKARKARVEYALTNSFGFGGTNGALLFQRFLE from the coding sequence GTGTCCGAGAAACGCAGGGTCGTAGTCACCGGTGTGGGCCTCGTGTCGGGCCTCGGCATCGGCACCGAGGAGACCTGGAAGGGCCTCCTCGGGGGCCGATCGGGGGCGGCCCCCATCACCCTTTTCGACGCCTCCCAGCACACGACGCGGTTCGCGGTGGAGGTCCGGGGCTTCGATCCCCTGAACTGGGTCGAGAAGAAGGACGTGAAGAAGATGGACCGCTTCATCCAGTTCGCGGTGGCGGCCGCGGACTTTGCGGTCCGGGACTCGGGCCTCAAGATCGACGCCGCGATTGCGGAGCGGGTGGGGGTCTACATCGGGAGCGGCATTGGCGGGTTCGCCACCATCGAACGGGAGCACGAAGCCCTGCTCAAGGGGGGGCCCCGCAAGGTGAGCCCTTTCTTCATCCCCGCCTCCATCGTCAACCTGGCCTCCGGCTGGGTCTCCATCCGCACCGGGGCCAAGGGCCCCAACTCCGCCACGTGCACCGCCTGCACCACCAGCGCCCACGCGGTGGGGGACTCGTACCGGCTGATCCAGCGGGGCGAGGCGGACTGCATGATTGCCGGGGGGAGCGAGGCCGCGATCACCCCCCTGGGGGTGGGCGGTTTCGCGGCCATGCGCGCCCTTTCCACGCGCAACGAGGAGCCGGCCAAGGCCTCCCGGCCCTTCGACCGCGACCGCGACGGCTTCGTAATTGGGGAAGGGTCGGGGATCCTGGTCTTGGAGGAGCTGGAGATGGCGCGCCGACGGGGCGCCCGCATCTACTGCGAGCTCGTCGGCTACGGCATGTCCAGCGACGCCTTCCATATCACCGCTCCCTGCGAAGACGGGGACGGGGCCATAAGGGTCATGCGCCGGACGCTCCAGGACGCGGGGGTGGAGCCGTCAGCGGTGGACTACGTCAACGTGCACGGGACCTCCACCCCGGTGGGCGACCGCATCGAGGTCATAGCCCTGAAGACGGTGTTCGGCGACCACGCCCGAAAAATGCCGATCAGCTCCACCAAGTCCATGACCGGGCACCTCCTGGGGGCGGCGGGGGGGCTGGAAGCGGGGATCGTGGCCCTCGCCCTTCGCGACCAGATCCTGCCCCCCACCATCAACCAGGAGAACCCCGACCCCGAGTGCGACCTGGATTTCGTCCCCCACAAGGCCCGCAAGGCGCGGGTGGAGTACGCCCTCACGAACTCCTTCGGGTTTGGGGGAACGAACGGGGCTCTTCTCTTCCAGCGCTTCCTCGAGTGA
- the acpP gene encoding acyl carrier protein, producing the protein MEPVADRVKKIIVDQLGVEEELVTPEASFVDDLGADSLDTVELVMALEEEFGIEIPDEDAEKITRVKEAVDYIDKHGDKAKK; encoded by the coding sequence ATGGAGCCTGTTGCCGATCGCGTGAAGAAGATCATCGTGGACCAGCTGGGGGTGGAGGAGGAACTGGTCACGCCCGAGGCGTCCTTCGTGGACGACCTGGGGGCGGACAGCCTCGATACCGTAGAGCTGGTCATGGCGCTGGAAGAGGAGTTCGGGATCGAGATCCCGGACGAGGACGCGGAGAAGATCACGCGCGTCAAGGAGGCGGTGGACTACATCGACAAGCACGGCGACAAGGCCAAGAAGTAG
- the fabG gene encoding 3-oxoacyl-[acyl-carrier-protein] reductase, whose protein sequence is MGGLTGRVSLVTGASRGIGRAIARALAADGATVVLGARDTIRLAEAVAEIVGEGGRAEAVSLDVAERASVEAAVAGILKTHGRLDHLVNNAGITRDNLLLRMKAEEWEEVLATNLSGVFHCTQAALRPMLKQRSGRIVSVTSVVGLTGNPGQANYAASKAGILGFTKSVAREVASRSITVNAVAPGFIETDMTAAMTDKAREAVVAAIPMGRVGRPGDVAAAVAFLVSEAAAYITGQVLGVDGGFHM, encoded by the coding sequence ATGGGAGGGCTCACGGGCCGGGTGTCGCTGGTCACGGGGGCCTCCCGGGGGATCGGGCGGGCCATCGCGCGGGCTCTGGCCGCGGACGGGGCCACCGTGGTGCTGGGGGCACGGGACACGATCCGACTGGCGGAGGCGGTGGCGGAAATCGTGGGGGAGGGCGGACGTGCGGAGGCCGTCTCTTTGGACGTGGCCGAGCGGGCTTCGGTGGAGGCGGCGGTGGCGGGCATCCTGAAGACGCACGGGCGCCTGGACCACTTGGTCAACAACGCGGGCATCACCCGGGACAACCTGCTCCTGCGCATGAAAGCGGAGGAGTGGGAGGAAGTCCTCGCCACCAACCTGAGCGGGGTGTTCCACTGCACCCAGGCCGCCCTGCGCCCCATGCTGAAGCAGCGCAGTGGACGGATCGTGAGCGTGACCTCCGTGGTGGGCCTCACCGGGAACCCCGGCCAGGCCAACTATGCGGCCAGCAAGGCGGGGATCTTGGGCTTCACAAAGTCCGTGGCCCGGGAAGTGGCCTCCCGGTCCATCACCGTGAACGCGGTGGCTCCTGGCTTCATCGAGACGGACATGACGGCGGCCATGACGGACAAGGCCCGGGAGGCGGTGGTGGCCGCCATCCCCATGGGCCGGGTGGGCCGACCGGGGGACGTGGCCGCAGCCGTGGCCTTTCTGGTCTCGGAAGCAGCGGCTTACATTACGGGTCAGGTGCTGGGGGTGGACGGTGGCTTCCACATGTAG
- the fabD gene encoding ACP S-malonyltransferase, with amino-acid sequence MSLALLFPGQGSQQVGMGRALVEHFEESRAAFAEADRALGFSLSGLCFEGPESELQLTANAQPAILVASVAAVRPLLARGLSPAWVAGHSLGEYSALVAAGALPLGEAVVAVRRRGEYMQEAVPVGQGAMAAILGLDLPGVERACREAAQGEVVSPANINSPSQVVIAGHATAVDRAAERCKAAGARRALRLPVSAPFHCALMVPAQERLAPDLARLNFRDPLVPLVNNADAAVVRTAAACREGLVRQVSAPVRWQECVERLVREGVQTMVEVGPGTVLTGLVKKIAKGVRTLNVNDPASLESAVSALSAPARAEL; translated from the coding sequence GTGAGCCTGGCCCTCCTGTTCCCCGGTCAGGGCTCCCAGCAAGTGGGCATGGGCCGGGCCCTGGTCGAGCACTTCGAGGAGAGCCGCGCCGCCTTCGCGGAGGCCGACCGGGCCTTGGGCTTCTCGCTGTCCGGCCTCTGCTTCGAGGGGCCGGAGTCCGAACTGCAGCTCACCGCCAATGCCCAGCCCGCGATCCTGGTCGCGAGCGTGGCCGCGGTTCGCCCCCTGCTCGCGCGGGGCCTCAGCCCGGCCTGGGTGGCCGGGCACAGCTTGGGCGAGTATTCCGCGTTGGTAGCGGCGGGCGCGCTGCCCCTGGGAGAAGCGGTGGTGGCGGTGCGCCGGCGCGGAGAGTACATGCAGGAAGCGGTACCCGTTGGCCAGGGGGCGATGGCGGCCATCCTTGGCCTGGACCTCCCCGGCGTCGAGAGAGCCTGCCGGGAGGCTGCCCAAGGCGAGGTGGTTTCCCCCGCCAACATCAATAGCCCCAGCCAGGTCGTGATCGCGGGGCACGCCACCGCCGTGGACCGCGCGGCCGAGCGGTGCAAGGCCGCGGGAGCCCGCCGGGCCCTGCGCCTGCCCGTCTCCGCGCCTTTCCACTGCGCGCTTATGGTACCCGCCCAGGAGAGGCTGGCCCCAGATCTGGCCCGGCTAAACTTCCGGGATCCCCTCGTTCCCCTCGTCAACAACGCGGATGCGGCCGTGGTGCGTACCGCGGCCGCCTGCCGGGAGGGCTTGGTCCGCCAGGTCTCGGCCCCCGTGCGCTGGCAGGAATGCGTCGAGCGGCTGGTCCGAGAGGGAGTGCAAACCATGGTCGAGGTGGGTCCGGGGACCGTGCTCACCGGTCTGGTGAAGAAGATCGCCAAGGGGGTGCGGACCCTGAACGTGAACGACCCCGCGTCGCTCGAGAGCGCGGTGTCCGCCCTCTCCGCGCCGGCGCGGGCGGAGCTTTGA
- the plsX gene encoding phosphate acyltransferase PlsX has protein sequence MPEAAPVTRVAVDAMGGDHGPAVVVEGAVIACRELGLPSILVGPQGTVRAELRRTGGEGLPIEVVDAPYVVGMGEKVNRTTLKRRSSIQVAVELVRDGEAGAFFSAGNTAACWTIAKLALGTIAEVDRPALAAVVPHVHGRTVLLDVGANAACKARHLLEFAVMGNAYTRDVFHTPNPRVGLMSMGEEETKGNELTKEVHEALKGSSLNFIGNVEGHDLFSGRVDVIVMDGFTGNVALKASETLAESLLQLLREELQRTPWTRLGALLSGPAFRALKRRIDPAEYGGAPLLGLKGCCVIGHGRSNTRAIKHGIRVAAEFGRSGVNESIGAELRALGARKQEAGA, from the coding sequence ATGCCAGAAGCAGCGCCCGTAACCCGCGTGGCCGTGGACGCCATGGGGGGCGACCACGGGCCGGCCGTGGTGGTGGAGGGAGCGGTCATCGCCTGCCGTGAGCTCGGCCTCCCCTCCATTCTAGTGGGCCCCCAAGGGACGGTGCGGGCGGAGCTGCGCCGGACGGGCGGCGAAGGGCTGCCCATCGAGGTCGTGGACGCACCCTACGTCGTGGGCATGGGCGAGAAGGTCAACCGCACCACCTTGAAGAGGCGCTCGTCCATTCAGGTGGCGGTGGAGCTGGTCCGGGATGGAGAAGCGGGCGCTTTCTTCTCCGCGGGCAACACCGCGGCGTGCTGGACCATCGCCAAGCTGGCTCTGGGCACGATCGCGGAGGTGGACCGGCCGGCGCTGGCTGCGGTTGTTCCCCACGTCCACGGCCGCACCGTGCTCCTGGACGTGGGCGCCAATGCCGCCTGCAAGGCACGCCATCTGTTGGAGTTCGCGGTGATGGGGAATGCGTACACCCGTGACGTCTTCCATACCCCGAATCCACGGGTGGGTCTCATGAGCATGGGGGAGGAGGAGACCAAGGGCAACGAGCTGACCAAAGAGGTCCACGAGGCGCTCAAGGGCTCCAGCCTGAACTTCATCGGGAACGTCGAGGGGCACGACCTCTTCTCCGGCCGGGTGGACGTGATCGTCATGGACGGCTTCACCGGGAACGTGGCCCTAAAGGCCAGCGAGACCCTGGCCGAGTCTCTTCTGCAGCTCCTGCGGGAGGAGCTCCAGCGCACGCCCTGGACCCGCCTGGGGGCCCTTCTCTCCGGGCCGGCGTTCCGAGCCCTGAAGCGCCGGATCGACCCCGCCGAGTACGGAGGAGCGCCCCTCCTTGGCTTGAAAGGCTGCTGCGTGATCGGCCACGGACGTTCCAACACGCGGGCCATCAAGCACGGGATCCGGGTGGCGGCGGAGTTCGGTCGGAGCGGGGTGAACGAGAGCATCGGGGCCGAGCTCCGGGCCTTGGGCGCGCGCAAGCAAGAGGCGGGGGCGTGA
- the rpmF gene encoding 50S ribosomal protein L32, translating into MPNPKRRHSKARRDRRRAHDHLTSPGLSLCPNCHEPKLSHRVCPRCGYYKGKPVVGVEEV; encoded by the coding sequence ATGCCCAATCCCAAGCGCCGTCATTCGAAGGCCCGCCGCGATCGCCGGCGCGCCCACGACCACCTAACATCCCCCGGGCTCAGCCTCTGTCCCAATTGCCACGAGCCCAAGCTGTCGCACCGGGTCTGCCCTCGTTGCGGGTACTACAAGGGCAAGCCCGTGGTCGGGGTGGAGGAGGTCTAG
- a CDS encoding DUF177 domain-containing protein gives MSARPMLVIEIGHIPPEGMEVDDALKPGAVHVENERSFTLEPGGSLRCRLEKTDGDTVHVRGHLKAGLGLECGRCLEPFLFSIDQELDLFYLPHRAGEEAEEEEDEVELTDRDMVVAYYEGERLDLGEMVREQFFLSVPLKRLCREDCRGRCASCGANWNQGSCGCPAPTEEPDPRLAGLKKLLNEGSH, from the coding sequence TTGAGCGCACGCCCGATGCTCGTCATTGAAATAGGCCACATCCCTCCCGAGGGAATGGAGGTGGACGACGCCCTCAAGCCAGGGGCGGTCCACGTCGAAAACGAGAGGAGCTTCACCCTGGAGCCGGGGGGGAGCCTGCGCTGCCGCCTGGAGAAGACGGACGGGGATACCGTGCATGTGCGCGGGCACCTCAAGGCCGGGCTGGGCCTGGAGTGCGGCCGCTGCCTCGAGCCCTTCCTGTTCTCCATCGACCAGGAGCTGGACCTGTTCTACTTGCCGCACCGGGCGGGGGAGGAGGCGGAAGAGGAGGAGGACGAGGTCGAGCTCACCGACCGCGACATGGTCGTGGCCTATTACGAGGGCGAGCGCCTCGACCTGGGGGAGATGGTCCGGGAGCAGTTCTTCTTGAGCGTCCCCCTGAAGCGGCTCTGCCGCGAGGACTGCCGCGGGCGCTGCGCGTCCTGCGGCGCGAACTGGAATCAAGGGAGCTGTGGATGCCCGGCCCCGACGGAGGAGCCGGATCCCCGCCTCGCCGGCCTGAAGAAGCTCTTGAACGAAGGCTCTCACTAG